CCTCCGGCCGCGTGGCGAGGGCGCGCGCGATCTCCAGCCGCTTCTCCTGCAACAGGTTCAGGTCCTCCACCGGGTGGTCGCGGAGCCGCGTCAGGCCGGTGCGCTCCAGCGCCTGGTCGGCGCGGCGGCGCGCCTCGCCGGCGGCCACGCCGCTGGAACCGAACTGCGCGCCCACCAGCACGTTCTCGCCCACCGTCATCTCGGGGAACGGCTGCACCACCTGGAAGGCGCGCCCCAGGCCGAGCCGGCAGCGCTGGAAGGTGGGCAGGTGCGTGATGTCGTGGTCGAGCAGCGTGATGGTGCCGGACGACGGCGTCAGGAGCCCGGACACGAGGTTCAGGAGCGTGGTCTTGCCGGCGCCGTTGGGGCCGATGATGGCGAAGATCTCGCCGCGCCTCACCTCGAACGACACGCCGTTCACGGCGGTCAGGCCACCGAACGTCTTCGACAGCCCCTTGCCTGCGAGTATCGGCCTCACGAGCCGCCCTCCTCGCTCCGGGGAGCGTCCTCGGAGGCGGGCCGGCGCCTGAACGGCCTCCCGAGCAGGCCCACGAGGCCGCGCGGCATGAAGAGGATGCTCGCCACCAACACGATGCCGTAACCGATCAGGTAGCCCTCCGAGAACGTGCGCTTGAGGGTCTCCTCGA
The Trueperaceae bacterium DNA segment above includes these coding regions:
- a CDS encoding ABC transporter ATP-binding protein → MLAGKGLSKTFGGLTAVNGVSFEVRRGEIFAIIGPNGAGKTTLLNLVSGLLTPSSGTITLLDHDITHLPTFQRCRLGLGRAFQVVQPFPEMTVGENVLVGAQFGSSGVAAGEARRRADQALERTGLTRLRDHPVEDLNLLQEKRLEIARALATRPEVLLLDEVMAGLRPGEARQAVELVRAVRDEGVTVVFIEHVMPVVRDLADRVLVMDHGSELAAGTYAEVTSDPRVVEAYL